A window of the Cicer arietinum cultivar CDC Frontier isolate Library 1 chromosome 6, Cicar.CDCFrontier_v2.0, whole genome shotgun sequence genome harbors these coding sequences:
- the LOC101501835 gene encoding uncharacterized protein isoform X2: MMNWGFSHSHRSFEWKQQLVVDVDSSSSISQKQQRISKAIETVKEKIILVQEKNIRRLNEAVRNLQEQLQQCRSSNGTSNGTVSQVVKPLS, translated from the exons ATGATGAATTGGGGGTTTTCTCATTCTCACCGATCT TTTGAATGGAAACAACAACTCGTGGTTGATGTTGATTCAAGTTCCAGCATTTCACAAAAGCAGCAACGGATTTCGAAGGCGATTGAAACAGTAAAAGAGAAG ATTATTTTAGTGCAAGAGAAAAATATTCGAAGATTGAACGAGGCTGTGAGGAATCTCCAGGAACAACTGCAGCAATGTAGAAGCAGTAATGGTACATCAAATGGCACTGTAAGCCAAGTTGTAAAGCCTTTGTCCTAA
- the LOC101501835 gene encoding uncharacterized protein isoform X1: protein MTPRPLLLVFLLLMLVITSQFEWKQQLVVDVDSSSSISQKQQRISKAIETVKEKIILVQEKNIRRLNEAVRNLQEQLQQCRSSNGTSNGTVSQVVKPLS from the exons ATGACGCCTCGACCCTTGTTGCTTGTTTTTCTTCTGCTCATGCTTGTAATCACATCTCAGTTTGAATGGAAACAACAACTCGTGGTTGATGTTGATTCAAGTTCCAGCATTTCACAAAAGCAGCAACGGATTTCGAAGGCGATTGAAACAGTAAAAGAGAAG ATTATTTTAGTGCAAGAGAAAAATATTCGAAGATTGAACGAGGCTGTGAGGAATCTCCAGGAACAACTGCAGCAATGTAGAAGCAGTAATGGTACATCAAATGGCACTGTAAGCCAAGTTGTAAAGCCTTTGTCCTAA
- the LOC101501519 gene encoding borneol dehydrogenase, mitochondrial-like has protein sequence MATVPLISTSLKRLEGKVALITGGASGIGEATVRLFSKHGAQVVIADIQDEMGHSICKDLNNSSASFVHCDTTKETDVENAVNTTVSKYGKLDIMFNNAGISGVNKTNILENKLSEFEEVIKVNLIGVFLGTKHASRVMIPARRGSIINTASVGGSIGGAAPHAYTSSKHAVLGLMRNTAVELGPYGIRVNCVSPYLVATPLAKKFLKIDDEGILAVYSNLKGVNLVPEDVAEAALYLGSDESKYVSGHNLIVDGGFTAGNSGFCIFGQSV, from the exons ATGGCAACCGTTCCGTTGATCTCTACTTCTCTAAAAAG GCTTGAGGGGAAGGTGGCCCTAATCACCGGTGGTGCAAGCGGCATCGGCGAGGCAACCGTAAGACTCTTTTCCAAACACGGAGCTCAAGTGGTGATAGCTGACATCCAAGACGAAATGGGTCATTCTATTTGCAAAGACTTAAACAATTCCTCTGCTTCCTTCGTCCACTGCGACACCACAAAGGAAACAGACGTTGAAAACGCTGTTAACACAACCGTTTCCAAGTACGGTAAactagatattatgtttaacAATGCCGGAATATCCGGAGTAAACAAAACCAACATACTTGAAAACAAGTTATCTGAATTTGAAGAAGTGATTAAAGTTAATTTGATTGGTGTGTTTCTTGGAACAAAACACGCTTCAAGGGTAATGATTCCAGCTCGACGGGGAAGCATAATTAACACAGCTAGTGTTGGTGGAAGCATAGGTGGTGCTGCTCCACATGCCTATACAAGTTCAAAGCACGCCGTTTTAGGTCTAATGAGAAACACGGCGGTCGAGCTTGGACCGTACGGTATTCGGGTGAATTGTGTGTCACCTTATCTTGTTGCAACCCCGTTGGCTAAGAAATTCCTTAAGATTGATGATGAAGGGATTTTAGCGGTTTATTCTAACCTAAAGGGTGTTAATCTTGTGCCAGAAGATGTGGCTGAAGCTGCTTTGTACTTAGGAAGTGATGAGTCCAAATATGTTAGTGGTCACAATCTTATCGTGGATGGAGGATTCACAGCTGGAAACAGTGggttttgtatttttggacaatcTGTTTGA